From a single Micromonospora sp. WMMD1102 genomic region:
- a CDS encoding ricin-type beta-trefoil lectin domain protein, translating into MHESRPKRQLVRALACAVAAVSVAPIAALGGAPPAAAETSQFRGVNWARLGDNFHGGPLVLAGLSGSDSYSTVVAKANAVYAGFQDNLGANTVRLPVNTFSVGTSWWNAYTGAIDAATAKGFKVVLSYWEDGVAASGGRIVNTTAFDNMWNTVIARYGSNDLVYFEPMNEPGGHSAADWANVVYNWISARPSIPRGRVFVSGAGLNTDIRSMCADRRLDGTILSLHHYTFFSGAKTYDQWVSFLRDAIGSCAERTVIDEFGAPMDTGLNYHDAASTDNFVRYFRATTTVVRELRMGSVYWPGLGGKVTAGQSDDWYAMQKLHGTGTALTLSTPNASGVERLQYGWGMGGGPTPTPTATSAPTSLLRNVGTGRCLDIPGATTANTQVQVNTCADSAAQRWTRTAGGQLSALGGQKCLDAYNAGTTNGTVVGTYPCNGGANQRWTVNTDGTIRGAQSGLCLDVNTSTSKVQLWTCWGGDNQKWQTQNP; encoded by the coding sequence ATGCACGAATCCCGACCCAAACGCCAGCTGGTCCGGGCACTGGCCTGTGCGGTGGCCGCCGTCAGCGTGGCACCGATCGCCGCACTCGGCGGCGCCCCGCCGGCCGCCGCCGAGACCAGCCAGTTCCGCGGCGTCAACTGGGCCCGGCTCGGTGACAACTTCCACGGCGGACCACTGGTCCTGGCGGGATTGAGTGGCTCCGACAGCTACAGCACGGTCGTGGCCAAGGCGAACGCCGTGTACGCCGGCTTCCAGGACAATCTCGGCGCCAACACCGTGCGGCTGCCGGTCAACACGTTCAGCGTGGGTACGAGCTGGTGGAACGCCTACACCGGCGCGATCGACGCCGCCACGGCCAAGGGCTTCAAGGTGGTGTTGTCCTACTGGGAGGACGGCGTCGCCGCCAGCGGTGGCCGCATCGTGAACACGACGGCCTTCGACAACATGTGGAACACGGTGATCGCCAGGTACGGCAGCAACGACCTGGTCTACTTCGAGCCGATGAACGAGCCGGGCGGGCACAGCGCCGCCGACTGGGCGAACGTGGTCTACAACTGGATCAGCGCCCGCCCCTCGATCCCGCGAGGCCGCGTCTTCGTCAGCGGTGCAGGGTTGAACACCGACATCAGGTCGATGTGCGCCGACCGCCGCCTCGACGGGACGATCCTGTCACTGCACCACTACACGTTCTTCAGCGGCGCGAAAACCTACGACCAGTGGGTGTCGTTCCTGCGGGACGCGATCGGCTCCTGCGCCGAGCGCACGGTCATCGACGAGTTCGGCGCGCCGATGGATACCGGCCTGAACTACCACGACGCCGCCAGCACCGACAACTTCGTGCGCTACTTCCGGGCGACGACCACGGTCGTCCGGGAACTGCGGATGGGATCCGTCTACTGGCCGGGGCTGGGTGGCAAGGTCACCGCCGGCCAGAGTGACGACTGGTACGCGATGCAAAAGCTACACGGCACCGGCACCGCCCTCACCCTCAGTACGCCGAACGCCAGCGGTGTCGAGCGCCTCCAGTACGGCTGGGGAATGGGCGGCGGCCCCACCCCGACGCCGACCGCGACCTCGGCCCCGACGAGCCTGCTGCGAAACGTCGGCACCGGACGCTGCCTGGACATCCCGGGCGCCACGACGGCCAACACCCAGGTGCAGGTCAACACCTGCGCCGACTCGGCCGCCCAACGGTGGACCCGGACAGCAGGCGGGCAGCTCAGCGCCCTCGGCGGGCAGAAATGCCTGGACGCCTACAACGCCGGAACCACAAACGGCACCGTGGTCGGCACCTACCCCTGCAACGGCGGCGCCAACCAGCGATGGACGGTCAACACCGACGGAACCATCCGCGGCGCCCAGTCCGGGCTCTGCCTGGACGTCAACACCAGCACGTCCAAGGTCCAGCTGTGGACCTGCTGGGGCGGCGACAACCAGAAGTGGCAGACGCAGAACCCATGA
- a CDS encoding arabinofuranosidase catalytic domain-containing protein → MNARSSRRRLMGAGISLTLLSTGIGIVSTAPPATAGLSGPCDIYASGGTPCVAAHSTTRALYGAYTGPLYQVRRSSDSATQDIGVRSIGGYAEAAAQDSFCANTTCLITIIYDQSGRNNRLTQAPPGHFVGPAPGGWDNLADAKAAPVTVGGQKAYGVYIAPGTGYRNNNTTGVATGDQPEGIYAVVDGTHYNQWCCFDYGNAQTNNLADERAIMETVYFGANKQWGYGAGSGPWIMADLEWGLFSGVNAGYNNIASVNHRFVTAMVKGEPNHWAIRGGNAQSGGLTTYFDGPRPAGYHPMKKEGAILLGIGGDNSITGRGTFFEGVLTAGYPSEATDNAVQANITAAGYAPAAGGNPQQNVQLLGGQSGRCVDVPNASTSNGTQVQLWDCIANSTAQRWSHTASRQLQVYGNKCLDANGAGTGNGTQAIIWDCHGGTNQQWNLNANGTITGVQSGLCLDASGAATANGTKLILWSCNGGANQRWTPRS, encoded by the coding sequence ATGAACGCGAGAAGTAGCCGCCGTCGCCTCATGGGCGCAGGGATCTCGTTGACTCTCCTCAGCACCGGGATCGGAATCGTCTCCACCGCACCTCCGGCGACAGCCGGCCTGTCGGGACCCTGTGACATCTACGCCTCGGGCGGTACGCCCTGCGTGGCCGCGCACAGCACCACCCGGGCACTGTACGGCGCCTACACCGGCCCCCTCTACCAGGTTCGACGCTCCTCGGACAGCGCCACGCAGGACATCGGTGTGCGCAGCATCGGTGGTTATGCCGAAGCCGCCGCCCAGGACTCGTTCTGCGCGAACACGACCTGCCTCATCACGATCATCTACGACCAGTCCGGCCGGAACAACCGCCTCACCCAGGCACCGCCCGGTCATTTCGTCGGCCCTGCCCCCGGCGGGTGGGACAACCTCGCCGACGCGAAGGCCGCGCCGGTCACCGTCGGCGGCCAGAAGGCGTACGGCGTCTACATCGCGCCCGGCACCGGCTACCGCAACAACAACACCACCGGCGTCGCGACCGGCGACCAGCCAGAGGGAATCTACGCGGTCGTCGACGGCACCCATTACAACCAGTGGTGCTGCTTCGACTACGGCAACGCGCAGACGAACAACCTGGCGGACGAGCGCGCCATCATGGAAACCGTCTACTTCGGCGCCAACAAGCAGTGGGGCTACGGCGCGGGCAGCGGCCCCTGGATCATGGCCGACCTGGAGTGGGGACTCTTCTCGGGGGTCAACGCGGGCTACAACAACATCGCGTCCGTCAACCACCGCTTCGTCACCGCCATGGTCAAGGGCGAGCCGAACCACTGGGCGATCCGCGGCGGCAACGCCCAGTCGGGCGGCCTGACCACCTACTTCGACGGGCCACGCCCCGCCGGCTACCACCCGATGAAAAAGGAGGGGGCCATCCTCCTCGGGATCGGCGGCGACAACAGCATCACCGGCCGCGGCACCTTCTTCGAGGGCGTGCTGACCGCCGGCTACCCGTCGGAGGCCACCGACAACGCCGTACAGGCCAACATCACCGCCGCCGGATACGCCCCGGCCGCCGGCGGCAACCCGCAACAGAACGTGCAACTCCTGGGCGGCCAGTCCGGCCGCTGCGTCGACGTACCCAACGCCAGCACCAGCAACGGCACCCAGGTACAACTCTGGGACTGCATCGCCAACAGCACCGCCCAGCGCTGGAGCCACACCGCCAGCCGGCAACTCCAGGTCTACGGCAACAAGTGCCTCGACGCCAACGGCGCCGGCACCGGCAACGGCACCCAGGCGATCATCTGGGACTGCCACGGGGGCACCAACCAACAATGGAACCTCAACGCCAACGGCACCATCACCGGCGTACAGTCCGGGCTCTGCCTCGACGCGAGCGGCGCCGCGACCGCGAACGGCACCAAACTCATCCTCTGGTCCTGCAACGGCGGCGCCAACCAGCGATGGACCCCGCGTAGCTGA
- a CDS encoding sigma-70 family RNA polymerase sigma factor, which translates to MQLVEHFEASRARLMSLAYRIVGSHHDAEDAVQAVWLRARSADPAQLVNPEGWLTTVTARLCLDQLRARHRRREVPLRADDIPDEQLAADEAFVRREDVSRALLVVLDELSPQQRVAYVLHDLFAVPFDEVAFVLDVTVAAAKKLASRARIRLRDARAVDLPGSAHQLEIIDAFLAAARGGDIARLVTLLAPDVVRTADLGFLADGAAPVVQGAWAVANETRVFVDRIAAAVPVLVEGRPGAVIAPGGHPFALIRIRVHDGLVTSIDIVPYERGTVSLPAAVDA; encoded by the coding sequence GTGCAACTCGTCGAACACTTCGAGGCTTCGCGGGCCCGACTGATGTCGCTGGCCTATCGCATCGTCGGCTCGCACCACGATGCCGAAGACGCGGTGCAGGCCGTCTGGCTGCGCGCCCGGTCGGCCGACCCGGCGCAACTGGTCAACCCCGAGGGCTGGCTCACCACGGTGACGGCACGCCTGTGCCTCGACCAGCTTCGCGCCCGCCATCGCCGGCGCGAGGTCCCGCTCAGGGCCGACGACATCCCCGACGAGCAACTCGCGGCCGACGAGGCGTTCGTCCGCCGCGAGGACGTCTCCCGGGCACTGCTGGTCGTGCTCGACGAACTGTCTCCCCAGCAGCGGGTGGCCTACGTGCTGCATGACCTCTTCGCCGTGCCGTTCGACGAGGTCGCGTTCGTGCTCGACGTGACGGTGGCCGCGGCGAAGAAGCTCGCGAGTCGGGCGCGGATCCGGCTCAGGGACGCTCGTGCGGTCGACCTGCCGGGGTCCGCCCACCAGCTGGAGATCATCGACGCGTTCCTCGCCGCGGCGCGTGGCGGCGACATCGCGCGGCTCGTCACGCTCCTGGCGCCTGACGTCGTCCGCACGGCCGACCTCGGATTCCTCGCGGACGGCGCCGCGCCTGTCGTCCAGGGCGCCTGGGCGGTCGCGAACGAGACCAGGGTGTTCGTGGACCGCATCGCCGCCGCCGTCCCGGTCCTCGTCGAGGGTCGCCCGGGAGCGGTGATCGCCCCTGGTGGGCACCCGTTCGCACTGATCCGGATCCGCGTCCACGACGGTCTCGTGACGAGCATCGACATCGTGCCCTACGAGCGGGGCACCGTGTCCCTCCCCGCTGCCGTGGATGCGTGA
- a CDS encoding IclR family transcriptional regulator, protein MRRVVRLLLLLRDRDELRVMDCAAELGVARSTAHRLLAMLDHHGFLRRDPATRTYRTGEALLTIGLNAIRSLDIRARARPHMQALCDEIGETVNLVVLEGDSVRFVDAIETPRALRVGGRIGLRRPAHCTSAGKAILAALPPRELRAIYPEEQLTVMTDDSLATRTELEQALVAIRETGFALARTESDPDIVAVGARIPQDPGHVQAGIAISAPASRMTGEEIERCGRAAVRTAALIAGG, encoded by the coding sequence GTGCGCCGGGTGGTCCGGCTGTTGCTGCTGCTGCGTGACCGCGACGAGTTGCGGGTGATGGACTGCGCGGCGGAACTCGGCGTGGCCCGGTCGACCGCGCACCGGCTGCTCGCCATGCTCGACCACCACGGATTCCTCCGCCGCGACCCGGCGACCCGCACCTACCGCACGGGCGAGGCGCTGCTGACCATCGGCCTGAACGCGATCCGCAGCCTCGACATCCGCGCCCGGGCCCGGCCGCACATGCAGGCCCTGTGTGACGAGATCGGCGAGACGGTCAACCTCGTCGTGCTCGAAGGCGACAGCGTCCGGTTCGTCGACGCGATCGAGACGCCGCGGGCACTACGGGTCGGCGGCCGGATCGGGCTGCGCCGGCCGGCGCACTGCACCTCCGCCGGCAAGGCCATCCTCGCGGCACTGCCACCCCGGGAACTGCGCGCGATCTATCCCGAGGAGCAACTGACGGTGATGACCGACGACTCGCTCGCCACCCGGACAGAACTCGAGCAGGCGCTGGTCGCGATCCGCGAGACCGGCTTCGCCCTGGCCCGTACCGAGAGCGACCCGGACATCGTGGCGGTCGGCGCGCGCATCCCACAGGACCCGGGTCACGTGCAGGCGGGCATCGCCATCTCCGCGCCGGCCAGCCGGATGACCGGCGAGGAGATCGAGCGCTGCGGCCGGGCCGCCGTCCGGACGGCCGCGCTGATCGCCGGCGGATGA
- a CDS encoding excinuclease ABC subunit UvrA, which yields MTAFVRNVAGTGAETIDVVGARTNNLRDVSVSIPKGQLVAFTGVSGSGKTSLAIDTLHNEAQLRYLEGLSPFVRQYITQRNRPKVDRILGLGATLTVDQRRLNRNPRSTVATITGIDGHLGLLYSRLPGVGTVSAAALGDGLTTAHFDRNTAEGGCVKCHGVGGHWQAREDLVITHPELPLFEGASPWYAKWRSGEHAFVPALAEKRGVDLGRPWRSLPEEFRRCVLYGTGDEKIEATVDMSNRNETVQLTYTSSQPLRGALAEVERVFVNAQTSSARQRYLPYMRKQPCGTCGGSGYDQVARSVRLGGLTYPDLLEVEVREVRSWADRVADDLSARQREVGEPLLHDLGRRLGILDRLGLAHLQLSRSAATLSAGELQRTRLAAQLSTELSGIIFVLDEPGTGLHPADKAHLLDIALELREAGNTVLLVEHDPELIARADWVIDLGPGAGRFGGEVLVSGPPADVAVHPRSLTGRYLAGKGPRLHRTRRPAGDDTGWVKLHGLRTHNVTANLVSFPANRLTCLTGVSGSGKSSLLGALGSGVQAALNGTVADTVREVTGVEGFSWVAVVDQEPLGRTPRSNPATYSKAFDIVRKLFAATDIARGRGADASWFSFNTAGGGRCESCTGYGRKLVDMHFLPDVWVVCDACEGRRYKPEALDIRYDGLAIDEVLDLTVAEAVQRFSEPRQLADTLGALERVGLGYLQLGQSATELSGGEAQRLKLASAIQRGAASRRAGLVVLDEPVSGLHPSDIQRVVDALDVLLDSGNTVVVAEHDIPVAASADWVIDLGPGAGPHGGVVVAEGTPDAVATADTPTANFFRRYAAGLPLLAVERRALLRRSDAYDGTAVLSP from the coding sequence TTGACTGCATTCGTACGGAACGTCGCGGGTACGGGCGCCGAGACGATCGACGTGGTGGGGGCTCGTACCAACAACCTGCGGGACGTGTCCGTGAGCATCCCCAAGGGACAACTCGTCGCCTTCACCGGAGTGAGTGGCAGCGGCAAGACCTCGCTGGCCATCGACACCCTGCACAACGAAGCGCAGTTGCGCTATCTCGAAGGGCTCTCGCCGTTCGTACGGCAGTACATCACCCAGCGCAACCGGCCGAAGGTCGACCGCATCCTCGGACTCGGTGCGACGCTCACGGTCGACCAGCGCCGCCTGAACCGCAACCCCCGTTCCACGGTCGCGACGATCACCGGCATCGACGGGCACCTGGGGCTGCTGTACTCGCGTCTTCCGGGGGTCGGCACGGTTTCGGCGGCGGCGCTCGGGGACGGGCTGACAACCGCTCACTTCGACCGCAACACAGCGGAAGGGGGCTGTGTGAAGTGCCACGGGGTGGGCGGACACTGGCAGGCGCGGGAGGACCTGGTCATCACCCACCCGGAGCTTCCGCTCTTCGAGGGGGCCTCGCCGTGGTACGCGAAGTGGCGGTCGGGGGAGCACGCGTTCGTACCGGCGCTTGCCGAGAAGCGGGGCGTGGACCTCGGCCGGCCGTGGCGGTCGCTGCCCGAGGAGTTCCGTCGCTGCGTGTTGTACGGCACGGGCGACGAGAAGATCGAGGCGACCGTCGACATGTCGAACAGGAACGAGACCGTCCAGTTGACCTACACGTCGAGCCAGCCGCTGCGGGGCGCGCTCGCCGAGGTGGAGCGGGTGTTCGTGAACGCCCAGACGTCCAGCGCCCGGCAACGCTACCTGCCGTACATGCGCAAGCAGCCCTGCGGCACCTGCGGGGGCAGCGGGTACGACCAGGTGGCCCGCTCCGTGCGGCTCGGCGGGCTGACGTACCCCGACCTGCTCGAGGTGGAAGTACGGGAGGTGCGCAGTTGGGCGGACCGCGTGGCGGACGACCTGAGCGCCCGGCAGCGCGAGGTGGGTGAGCCGCTGCTGCATGACCTGGGCCGCAGGTTGGGAATCCTTGACCGGCTCGGCCTGGCCCACCTCCAGTTGTCCCGGAGCGCGGCCACGCTGTCCGCGGGCGAGTTGCAGCGGACCCGGCTCGCCGCGCAGCTCAGCACCGAACTGAGCGGCATCATCTTCGTCCTGGACGAGCCCGGGACCGGGCTGCATCCGGCGGACAAGGCGCACCTGCTCGACATCGCACTGGAGCTGCGCGAGGCCGGCAACACGGTACTCCTCGTCGAGCACGACCCTGAGCTGATCGCCCGAGCCGACTGGGTGATCGACCTGGGGCCCGGTGCGGGCCGTTTCGGCGGGGAGGTCCTCGTGTCGGGGCCTCCCGCCGACGTGGCCGTCCACCCGAGGTCGTTGACGGGCCGTTATCTGGCCGGTAAGGGGCCGCGGCTACACCGGACCCGCCGCCCGGCCGGGGATGACACCGGCTGGGTGAAGCTGCACGGCCTGCGTACGCACAACGTGACCGCGAATCTGGTGAGTTTCCCGGCCAATCGGCTCACCTGCCTGACCGGGGTGAGCGGCAGCGGCAAGAGCAGCTTGCTCGGTGCGCTCGGATCGGGTGTGCAGGCCGCTCTGAACGGGACGGTGGCGGACACGGTGCGGGAGGTCACCGGCGTCGAGGGGTTCAGTTGGGTCGCCGTCGTCGACCAGGAACCGCTCGGGCGAACGCCCCGGTCCAACCCGGCCACGTACAGCAAGGCGTTCGACATCGTCCGCAAGCTGTTCGCCGCTACCGACATCGCGCGCGGGCGCGGGGCCGACGCCTCCTGGTTCAGCTTCAACACCGCGGGCGGCGGTCGCTGCGAGAGCTGTACCGGTTATGGTCGCAAACTGGTCGACATGCACTTTCTGCCGGATGTGTGGGTGGTCTGCGACGCGTGCGAGGGTCGCCGCTACAAACCGGAGGCTCTGGACATCAGGTACGACGGGTTGGCCATCGACGAGGTGCTGGACCTCACCGTCGCCGAAGCCGTGCAGCGGTTCTCCGAGCCCCGGCAGCTCGCCGATACCCTGGGGGCACTGGAGCGGGTCGGGCTCGGTTATCTCCAACTCGGACAGAGCGCCACCGAGTTGTCCGGCGGTGAGGCGCAGCGTCTGAAGCTGGCATCCGCGATCCAGCGCGGTGCCGCGAGTCGCAGGGCCGGCCTCGTCGTTCTCGACGAGCCGGTCTCGGGCCTGCACCCGTCGGACATCCAGCGGGTGGTGGACGCACTCGATGTGTTGCTCGACTCGGGTAACACCGTCGTCGTGGCCGAACATGACATCCCCGTCGCCGCGTCGGCGGACTGGGTGATCGACCTCGGGCCCGGAGCCGGACCGCACGGGGGCGTGGTGGTCGCGGAAGGCACCCCGGACGCCGTCGCGACGGCGGACACTCCGACCGCCAACTTCTTCCGGCGGTACGCGGCTGGCCTGCCGCTCCTGGCGGTGGAACGACGCGCGCTGCTGAGGAGGTCGGACGCGTACGACGGCACGGCTGTGCTGTCGCCCTGA
- a CDS encoding DoxX family protein codes for MIAVLEGALVVATVLCALANAIEVTAKVIRADFVTRNCAEVGLSARWIPYLAAVEGAGVIGLVLGLLGVPPFGLAAAVGLVLFFVGAILAHVRARVFHNIAFPAVFLVLAVAAVGHFARTAA; via the coding sequence ATGATCGCCGTACTGGAGGGCGCCCTGGTCGTCGCGACCGTCCTCTGCGCCCTCGCCAACGCCATCGAGGTGACCGCCAAGGTGATCAGGGCGGACTTCGTGACGCGCAACTGCGCCGAGGTCGGGTTGTCCGCGCGGTGGATCCCCTACCTCGCGGCGGTCGAGGGGGCCGGCGTCATCGGCCTGGTGCTCGGCCTTCTCGGCGTACCTCCCTTCGGATTGGCCGCAGCCGTCGGCCTCGTCCTGTTCTTCGTCGGCGCGATCCTGGCCCACGTCCGCGCGCGGGTGTTCCACAACATCGCGTTTCCCGCGGTCTTCCTCGTCCTCGCCGTCGCCGCCGTGGGACATTTCGCGCGGACGGCCGCCTGA
- a CDS encoding alpha/beta hydrolase-fold protein — protein MAGTFQQWWRTRRTGLRRRLAVFGTLVLAATTVLTGAQPATAAVTGAQPATAAVTGAQPATAAATPWLTVSDGFVSIRVPAADLESALGAVSSVVVEADFGPSFAIADLGLGRSGDAWTSVIGPLRPGLYQYRIRADGSKLLKDPTNPSTVTSDPTWSTFLVPGDSASLLADVPAGQGGTLGTVSYLSGSRQARSATVWTPPGYEARRSRPYPVLYLQQGGDGSRTDWLDLGRAKQILDNLAVQRRIEPMVVVLGDGDAPDFRQELRALARAVRREYNIADDPARRALAGASAGGTQVLHSALTHPGEFGYVGSFAGPLTDDHLRIDGRAVNAGTRLLRLYTGNMTDPGYNPSYRTLRKLDRSGVRHDFDGVNPDDGHTWNAWRENLADFLPRLFRPVRDHRPTAGHLPLVREFATPAPGTTPTPWLTQDANGDTFVTVETGSEFAGAGRVTLWGNWAPGGSWVDVPLTRTGDRWRGTVGPLKPWFYYYKFIVDLVSKKDTANPTRVTTEPTWSTFLAPGRAARPLTDVPAGRGGTLATLTYTSTVVAAERTAYVWTPPGYDPARAQPYPVLYLQHGGGQNYTDWVEMGRAKQILDNGFRDGKLVPMVVVMGNGNVPDFGKELLDNIVPAARSAYHISDDPARQALAGLSMGGFQSLDILKAHPGEFAYIGTFSAGVFNSTGFDVAAVNDGTKLLRIYTGNVTDFVYPLVLSTMATFDTLGIRYEFAGLTAGPHGWDAWQKNLIDFAPRLFQPDRD, from the coding sequence ATGGCAGGTACGTTCCAGCAGTGGTGGCGGACACGCCGCACCGGTTTACGCCGCCGCCTGGCGGTGTTCGGCACCCTCGTCCTGGCAGCGACGACGGTGCTGACCGGAGCCCAGCCGGCCACGGCGGCGGTGACCGGAGCCCAGCCGGCCACGGCGGCGGTGACCGGAGCCCAGCCGGCCACGGCGGCGGCCACCCCCTGGCTCACCGTGTCCGACGGCTTCGTCTCGATCCGGGTTCCGGCCGCCGACCTGGAAAGCGCGCTCGGCGCGGTGTCGAGCGTCGTCGTCGAAGCGGACTTCGGTCCGTCCTTCGCCATCGCGGACCTGGGCCTCGGACGTTCCGGGGACGCCTGGACCTCGGTGATCGGCCCGCTGCGGCCCGGCCTGTACCAATACCGGATCCGGGCCGACGGCAGCAAGCTGCTCAAGGACCCGACCAACCCCAGCACGGTCACCTCGGACCCGACCTGGAGCACGTTCCTCGTTCCGGGTGACTCCGCGAGCCTGCTCGCGGACGTGCCCGCCGGTCAGGGCGGCACCCTCGGCACCGTCAGCTACCTGTCCGGGTCGCGGCAGGCGCGGTCCGCCACCGTCTGGACCCCACCCGGCTACGAGGCGCGCCGGAGCCGTCCCTACCCGGTGCTCTACCTCCAGCAGGGCGGGGACGGCAGCCGTACCGACTGGCTCGACCTCGGACGCGCCAAGCAGATTCTCGACAACCTCGCCGTGCAGCGGCGGATCGAACCCATGGTGGTCGTGCTGGGTGACGGCGACGCCCCCGACTTCCGGCAGGAGCTACGCGCCCTCGCGCGGGCGGTCCGGCGCGAATACAACATCGCCGACGACCCCGCGCGCCGGGCACTCGCGGGCGCGTCGGCCGGCGGAACCCAGGTGCTGCACTCCGCCCTCACCCATCCCGGTGAGTTCGGCTACGTGGGCTCGTTCGCCGGCCCGCTGACCGACGACCACCTCCGGATCGACGGCCGGGCCGTCAACGCCGGAACCCGGCTGCTGCGGCTGTACACCGGGAACATGACCGACCCCGGGTACAACCCGAGCTACCGGACGCTGCGCAAGCTGGACCGGTCCGGGGTCCGACACGACTTCGACGGAGTGAACCCGGACGACGGCCACACCTGGAACGCCTGGCGGGAGAACCTGGCGGACTTCCTGCCGCGGCTGTTCCGCCCGGTCCGCGACCACCGTCCGACCGCCGGCCACCTGCCGCTGGTCCGCGAGTTCGCGACGCCGGCCCCGGGCACCACGCCGACGCCGTGGCTCACCCAGGACGCCAACGGAGACACCTTCGTCACCGTCGAGACGGGCAGCGAGTTCGCGGGCGCGGGCCGGGTGACCCTCTGGGGCAACTGGGCGCCGGGCGGAAGCTGGGTCGACGTTCCGCTCACCCGCACCGGCGACCGGTGGCGGGGAACCGTGGGTCCGCTCAAGCCCTGGTTCTACTACTACAAGTTCATCGTGGACCTGGTGTCGAAGAAGGACACCGCGAACCCGACCCGCGTCACCACGGAACCGACCTGGAGCACGTTCCTCGCCCCGGGACGGGCCGCCCGGCCGCTGACCGACGTGCCCGCCGGTCGGGGTGGCACGCTCGCGACCCTGACCTACACCAGCACCGTGGTCGCGGCCGAACGCACCGCGTACGTCTGGACACCGCCCGGGTACGACCCGGCCCGCGCGCAGCCGTACCCGGTGCTGTACCTCCAACACGGCGGTGGCCAGAACTACACCGACTGGGTGGAGATGGGTCGCGCCAAGCAGATCCTCGACAACGGCTTCCGCGACGGGAAGCTCGTGCCGATGGTGGTGGTGATGGGCAACGGCAACGTGCCGGACTTCGGAAAGGAGTTGCTGGACAACATCGTCCCGGCGGCCCGGTCGGCGTACCACATCTCGGACGACCCGGCGCGGCAGGCGCTCGCCGGCCTGTCGATGGGCGGGTTCCAGTCTCTCGACATCCTCAAGGCGCATCCCGGGGAGTTCGCGTACATCGGTACGTTCTCCGCGGGGGTGTTCAACTCCACCGGCTTCGACGTGGCGGCCGTCAACGACGGCACGAAGCTGCTGCGGATATACACCGGCAACGTGACGGACTTCGTCTATCCGCTCGTGTTGTCCACGATGGCGACCTTCGACACCCTCGGAATCAGGTACGAGTTCGCCGGGCTGACGGCAGGCCCGCACGGCTGGGACGCCTGGCAGAAGAATCTCATCGACTTCGCACCGCGGCTGTTCCAGCCCGACCGGGACTGA
- a CDS encoding transposase — translation MASSRCAVDRATPSSAAQSITRNSSRSRSSSNSRTTRRTIRVLPAPPDLPFPHVNQVWLIERYVTDTHGAHLSAAAQLGVANHTPQQATPTHLAAFNQGHWAVESLHWIRDTCYREDHSRVRTRSGPRALASLRNLAVNALRLAGRSDITEATRWASRNMTRPFTILGITS, via the coding sequence ATGGCGAGCAGCCGGTGCGCGGTCGACCGGGCCACGCCGAGTTCCGCCGCGCAGTCCATCACCCGCAACTCGTCGCGGTCACGCAGCAGCAGCAACAGCCGGACCACCCGGCGCACGATCCGGGTCCTACCAGCACCGCCCGACCTGCCGTTCCCGCACGTCAACCAGGTCTGGCTGATCGAACGCTACGTCACCGACACTCACGGCGCGCACCTGTCCGCGGCCGCCCAACTCGGCGTCGCCAACCATACTCCCCAGCAGGCGACTCCCACTCACCTCGCGGCTTTCAACCAGGGCCACTGGGCCGTTGAATCGCTGCACTGGATCCGTGACACCTGCTACCGGGAAGACCACTCCCGCGTCCGCACCCGGTCCGGACCGCGCGCCCTTGCCTCGCTACGCAACCTGGCCGTCAATGCGCTGCGTCTGGCCGGACGCAGCGACATCACCGAAGCCACCCGATGGGCGAGCCGGAACATGACCAGGCCCTTCACCATCCTCGGAATCACATCATGA